The Lycium ferocissimum isolate CSIRO_LF1 chromosome 1, AGI_CSIRO_Lferr_CH_V1, whole genome shotgun sequence genome includes a region encoding these proteins:
- the LOC132057053 gene encoding tyramine N-feruloyltransferase 10/30, whose protein sequence is MATIEKNLTITEKVYVRVRLANEADIHHIYKLFYQIHEYHNYTHLYKATESSLCDLLFDKVNPKPLFYGPSVLLLEVSPTPFSDINNKDEKFKPVLKQFDLRADVVDKEAEEFKSKSCVDDEKNDVYIAGYSFFYANYSCFYDKAGIYFESLYFRESYRKLGMGRLLFGTVASIAANNGFSSVEGIVAVWNKKSYDFYVDMGVEIFDEFRYGKLVGDALQKYADKEKV, encoded by the coding sequence atggctacaattgaaaaaaaCCTCACCATTACTGAAAAAGTTTATGTTAGAGTTCGTCTTGCAAATGAAGCTGATATTCACCATATATACAAACTTTTTtaccaaattcatgaatatcaCAACTACACTCATCTTTACAAAGCAACTGAATCTTCCCTTTGTGACCTTCTCTTTGATAAAGTTAACCCTAAGCCTCTCTTTTATGGTCCCTCGGTACTTTTACTCGAAGTTTCGCCAACCCCATTTTCAGATATCAACAACAAAGATGAAAAATTCAAGCCTGTTCTGAAACAATTTGACCTTAGGGCAGATGTCGTGGACAAAGAAGCCGAGGAATTTAAGTCCAAATCGTGTGTTGATGATGAGAAAAACGACGTTTATATTGCTGGATACTCGTTTTTTTACGCGAATTATTCGTGTTTTTATGATAAAGCTGGAATTTATTTTGAGAGCCTTTATTTCAGGGAGAGTTATAGGAAGTTGGGCATGGGGAGATTGTTGTTTGGGACTGTTGCTTCTATTGCAGCAAATAATGGATTTTCTTCAGTAGAGGGAATTGTGGCTGTTTGGAATAAGAAATCTTATGACTTTTATGTTGATATGGGGGTTGAGATATTTGATGAATTTAGGTATGGGAAATTGGTTGGTGATGCTCTACAAAAATATGCTGACAAGGAGAAGGTTTAA